One stretch of Bacteroidota bacterium DNA includes these proteins:
- a CDS encoding fibronectin type III domain-containing protein, whose translation MIIGVMQKKYLVFFLVMCSISLGYSQIPVRQGWWKFDDAANVLKADVGSDLVKVGTQQIVTGPEAGNGAVKIGIGSYYKMKHGILANGGGKMVNEYTILIDFKVPSIGAWKTFYQTDLSNSSDGDYFINPTGNIGTQATGYTSYTIIPNEWYRFVLTVKNGTHHISYLDGKAVKAASPLPIDGRFALDTLLLMFADNDGEDGEIECAEIAIWNSALSSSDISALGGYGHNVGPKPIPIVPYLQTPTSTSVYISWHDTSSVGTSVEYGTSTLLGTVVIGSNELIALTNRWHTVLLTGLTPNTEYFYKVKSGTNSSTIFSFKTQPGAGYTGKIRFLLLSDTHNPDTSKSMRVITAAKNKMSELYGADLHNHINAVLHSGDLVIFGRNVDEYERLFFAPMSVVSGSIPFLTVPGNHDRPDNGRDGDAGPNYYAYVKYDSISLMPPPNPPTERFWSARFANTLVIGLNTDIASTLGSAQNLLLDRKLAEAQADSTIDFVMCLSHHMPFTELWGEAIGYDPGPNYVKNEILPILQKYSKVVQLNYGHTHGHEHGTIESNTNEGDFRIICNGGGGGNIDRWGSFENIDYSNIHISLDHFAYQIVEIDVAKKTFVGSMYSLGNTEKPFNNQLLDTWYRKVSQSAPAAPSVSAATIFQNKFVFNSTPISSTDSLMTVRMQISYDTAFAQIVIDTMVNWKNVYGRDGQFNPVDKNAGIDLTKIQIPATRFVQGKTFYYRVKYRDHNLRWSDWSNRSNNITGVTKQKSLPTSYGIEQNYPNPFNPTTTIKYQVPAASFVTLTIYDVLGKKVTALQNGIVNAGQHEVLWDGSGLSSAAYYYLFTAQKEDKSFYHNVNKAVLLK comes from the coding sequence ATGATAATAGGGGTTATGCAAAAAAAATATCTTGTGTTTTTTCTCGTAATGTGCAGCATATCCCTTGGATACAGTCAAATACCTGTCCGGCAAGGGTGGTGGAAATTTGATGATGCGGCGAATGTTTTAAAAGCGGATGTTGGTTCAGATCTGGTAAAAGTAGGAACTCAGCAAATTGTTACAGGGCCGGAAGCGGGCAACGGTGCGGTAAAGATTGGCATTGGCAGTTATTATAAAATGAAACACGGAATACTTGCCAATGGCGGTGGTAAAATGGTAAATGAATATACTATACTGATCGATTTTAAAGTGCCGAGTATCGGCGCATGGAAAACTTTTTACCAAACAGATTTAAGCAATTCAAGCGACGGCGATTATTTTATCAACCCGACTGGAAATATTGGGACGCAGGCAACCGGATATACATCGTATACAATAATACCAAATGAATGGTACAGGTTTGTCCTTACGGTAAAAAATGGAACGCACCACATTTCCTATTTGGATGGCAAGGCGGTAAAAGCCGCAAGTCCATTGCCAATAGACGGCAGGTTTGCTCTTGATACACTTCTATTGATGTTTGCAGATAACGATGGGGAAGACGGCGAGATTGAATGTGCCGAAATTGCAATTTGGAATTCTGCACTATCAAGCAGCGATATTTCAGCACTTGGCGGTTATGGACATAATGTTGGCCCTAAACCAATTCCGATTGTTCCATATTTGCAAACTCCAACTTCAACATCCGTCTACATTTCTTGGCATGATACGTCATCTGTTGGGACAAGTGTTGAATATGGTACATCAACGTTGTTGGGTACAGTTGTTATAGGTAGCAACGAACTTATTGCATTGACAAATCGATGGCACACAGTTCTGCTAACGGGATTAACGCCGAATACAGAATATTTCTACAAAGTAAAAAGCGGAACAAATTCATCGACAATATTTTCATTCAAAACACAGCCGGGAGCTGGATATACCGGAAAAATTCGATTTCTGCTCTTAAGTGATACACACAATCCTGATACATCCAAATCGATGAGAGTAATAACAGCAGCAAAGAACAAGATGTCGGAACTTTACGGTGCTGATCTTCATAATCACATCAATGCTGTTCTCCATTCCGGTGATCTTGTGATTTTCGGTAGGAATGTAGACGAATATGAGAGATTATTTTTTGCTCCAATGTCCGTCGTATCCGGTTCAATACCGTTTCTTACTGTTCCCGGGAATCACGACCGCCCGGATAATGGCCGCGATGGAGATGCAGGGCCAAATTATTATGCCTATGTAAAATATGATAGTATCTCTCTCATGCCTCCTCCAAATCCGCCGACGGAACGATTTTGGAGCGCGAGATTTGCAAACACACTGGTTATTGGATTAAATACTGACATCGCCTCTACACTTGGATCCGCTCAAAACTTGTTACTCGATCGTAAATTAGCTGAAGCTCAAGCAGATTCCACCATCGATTTTGTGATGTGTCTTTCCCATCATATGCCATTCACCGAATTATGGGGCGAAGCGATTGGATATGATCCTGGACCAAATTATGTGAAGAATGAAATACTTCCAATTCTTCAAAAGTATTCCAAAGTAGTCCAGTTAAACTACGGACACACGCATGGACATGAACACGGAACGATCGAGTCCAATACAAATGAAGGAGATTTTCGCATCATCTGTAATGGCGGTGGCGGAGGAAACATAGATCGCTGGGGTTCATTTGAAAATATTGATTATTCGAACATTCACATTTCTCTTGATCACTTCGCGTATCAAATTGTTGAAATAGACGTTGCGAAAAAAACGTTTGTCGGATCGATGTATAGTCTTGGCAATACCGAGAAACCATTCAATAACCAATTATTAGATACGTGGTATCGAAAAGTGTCCCAATCGGCTCCTGCTGCTCCGTCAGTTTCTGCCGCAACAATTTTTCAGAATAAGTTTGTATTTAATTCAACTCCAATAAGCAGTACCGATTCGTTGATGACGGTGAGAATGCAGATTTCATACGACACTGCTTTTGCACAGATCGTTATTGATACGATGGTGAATTGGAAAAATGTGTACGGCAGGGACGGACAATTTAATCCGGTGGACAAAAATGCCGGGATAGATCTGACAAAAATTCAAATTCCTGCAACACGCTTTGTTCAAGGGAAAACGTTTTACTATCGAGTAAAATATCGAGATCACAACCTTCGGTGGAGTGATTGGTCCAATCGTTCAAACAACATTACAGGTGTCACAAAACAAAAGTCACTACCGACATCGTATGGTATAGAACAAAACTATCCAAATCCTTTTAATCCGACCACTACCATTAAATACCAGGTTCCGGCAGCCAGTTTTGTAACGCTGACAATTTATGATGTATTAGGGAAAAAAGTAACGGCACTTCAAAATGGAATAGTCAATGCAGGACAGCATGAAGTGTTGTGGGATGGCTCGGGATTATCTTCGGCAGCATATTATTATTTATTTACAGCACAGAAAGAAGATAAATCATTCTATCACAATGTAAACAAAGCAGTATTGTTGAAGTAG
- a CDS encoding metallophosphoesterase has product MKKKYFILFLLVCINASLYGQIPAKHGWWKFDDGTNILKAEIGTALQLVGTHQFVAGPATGNGAVRIGIGSYYKLKHGISSNGGGIKVNEYTIMIDFKVASLDTWKCFFQTDISNTSDGDCFINKTGGTIGVGATGYSSFSVTSNEWYRLTLSVKNGTQFHYYIDGQLINNATVQSVDGRFALDSLLLMFADNDGEDGDIDCAEIAIWDTALSSANVAALGGYSHYITPKTTPITQYLQSPTPTSMYISWHDTSSTGTSVEYGETSSLGSVSTGTNEMIGASYRWHTVLLTGLTPNTEYHYKTKSGNNISEELKFKTQPLPGYTGKIRFLLLSDTHNSDTTKPMKVLTAAKKKITELYGTDIHNQINAVLHSGDIVMSGSAIDEFPKLYFTPMSVFSTSVPFLTVQGNHDVGPYFYSYMKSDSISLVQPPSLPMEQFWSVRFANTLVIGLNTNGTSTYGGLQKDLLNSKLAEAQADSTIDFVICLFHHLPYSELWGEGAGYYPTPNYVRDDLLPLFQKYSKVVQLSYGHTHGFERGTIESKTNDGDFRMVCTGGGGGNTDRWGSFINVDYPSIHVSLDHFFYQLIEIDAAKKTFTGSMYSLGNSNKAFNNELLDTWYRKVDQSAPATPSVSVPTIFPNKVVFNSTPMSGLDSMMTVRMQVAYDTSFTQFVLDTMAHWKDIYGSDAQYNPVDKNAGIDLTKIEIPRTRFIEGKSFYYKVKYRDHNLRWSNWSNRSGSVSFASVARESQLPTAYSLDQNYPNPFNPTTSIRYSIPSGGLVLIRVFDILGRKIMDVVNEYQDAGWYTVKFNAAAQTSGFYYYKLESGSFISIKKMVFLK; this is encoded by the coding sequence GTGAAAAAAAAATATTTCATTTTATTTTTACTGGTATGCATTAACGCATCACTCTATGGTCAAATACCGGCAAAACATGGCTGGTGGAAATTTGATGATGGGACAAATATTCTAAAAGCCGAAATAGGAACAGCGTTACAATTAGTCGGAACGCATCAATTTGTTGCCGGTCCAGCTACAGGGAATGGGGCGGTGAGGATTGGTATCGGAAGTTATTACAAACTGAAACATGGTATAAGTTCAAATGGTGGCGGAATAAAGGTAAATGAATATACCATCATGATCGATTTTAAGGTAGCAAGTCTTGACACATGGAAATGCTTTTTTCAAACAGACATAAGTAACACAAGTGACGGGGATTGTTTTATCAATAAGACAGGAGGTACCATTGGTGTGGGTGCCACCGGATATTCTTCTTTTTCTGTTACATCAAATGAGTGGTATAGACTTACTCTTTCCGTAAAAAATGGTACACAATTTCACTATTATATCGATGGTCAGTTGATTAATAATGCTACGGTTCAGAGTGTGGATGGAAGGTTTGCTCTTGATTCTCTCTTGTTAATGTTTGCGGATAACGATGGGGAAGACGGCGACATCGATTGTGCCGAAATTGCAATTTGGGACACTGCACTATCTTCTGCAAATGTTGCAGCGCTTGGTGGATATTCACATTACATCACACCTAAAACGACTCCTATTACTCAATATTTACAATCGCCAACGCCAACGTCAATGTATATAAGCTGGCATGATACTTCATCTACCGGCACAAGCGTTGAGTATGGGGAGACTTCATCTCTTGGATCGGTTTCAACTGGTACGAATGAAATGATCGGTGCTTCCTACCGATGGCATACGGTGCTTCTTACCGGCTTAACGCCAAATACGGAATATCATTACAAGACGAAAAGCGGGAACAACATTTCTGAAGAATTAAAATTCAAAACTCAGCCTCTGCCCGGTTATACAGGAAAAATTCGTTTTTTACTGTTAAGTGATACGCATAATTCTGATACAACAAAACCAATGAAAGTGCTGACAGCGGCGAAGAAAAAAATTACAGAACTCTATGGCACGGATATTCACAATCAAATAAATGCTGTGCTGCATTCGGGTGATATTGTGATGTCTGGAAGTGCGATCGATGAATTTCCAAAATTATATTTTACACCGATGTCTGTTTTTTCAACTTCCGTACCATTCCTTACTGTTCAAGGAAATCACGATGTGGGGCCTTATTTCTATTCGTATATGAAATCTGACAGTATTTCGTTGGTTCAACCTCCTTCGCTACCGATGGAACAATTCTGGAGTGTTCGTTTTGCCAATACGCTTGTAATAGGATTAAATACTAATGGAACGTCAACATATGGTGGACTTCAAAAAGATCTCCTCAATTCGAAATTGGCGGAAGCGCAAGCTGATTCAACAATTGATTTTGTGATCTGTTTGTTCCATCATTTACCCTATTCTGAATTATGGGGTGAGGGGGCGGGTTATTATCCGACGCCAAATTATGTGCGTGATGATTTATTGCCTTTGTTTCAAAAATATTCCAAAGTGGTGCAATTAAGCTATGGTCATACTCATGGATTTGAACGGGGAACGATTGAATCCAAAACAAACGACGGGGATTTTCGCATGGTCTGCACCGGCGGGGGCGGAGGAAATACCGATCGGTGGGGTTCATTTATCAATGTTGATTATCCCTCAATCCATGTTTCACTGGATCATTTTTTCTATCAACTCATTGAAATTGATGCAGCAAAAAAAACATTTACCGGTTCAATGTACAGCCTTGGAAATTCGAATAAGGCATTCAATAATGAATTGTTAGATACTTGGTATAGAAAAGTTGACCAATCCGCACCGGCGACTCCATCAGTTTCTGTCCCAACTATCTTCCCAAATAAAGTTGTGTTTAACTCAACTCCCATGAGTGGTCTGGATTCAATGATGACGGTGCGAATGCAGGTTGCCTACGATACATCCTTCACACAATTTGTTCTTGATACAATGGCGCATTGGAAAGATATCTACGGCAGCGATGCGCAGTATAATCCGGTTGATAAAAATGCAGGAATAGATTTAACGAAAATCGAAATTCCTCGAACACGTTTCATCGAAGGCAAATCGTTCTATTACAAAGTGAAATATCGGGATCATAATTTGCGTTGGAGCAATTGGTCCAATCGGTCTGGTAGTGTAAGCTTTGCAAGCGTAGCGAGAGAATCACAACTTCCCACAGCGTATAGCTTAGATCAAAATTATCCCAATCCATTCAATCCTACAACAAGCATACGGTACAGCATCCCGTCCGGAGGATTGGTGCTGATAAGGGTATTTGATATCTTAGGGCGTAAAATAATGGATGTAGTAAATGAGTATCAAGATGCCGGTTGGTATACTGTAAAATTCAATGCAGCGGCCCAAACATCAGGATTCTATTACTATAAACTTGAATCAGGCTCTTTCATTTCTATAAAGAAAATGGTGTTTCTGAAATAG